The sequence below is a genomic window from Cerasicoccus sp. TK19100.
ATCGCTACTCGCCTGCTGATGAAGAAGGTGAAGGCCTCTGACATTGTGGAAATGGAAGCCGCTGCCGAAACGGATGATTCGGATGACAGCGTGAAGGCCCGCTTGATTAAAGGCATGAGCCGCCCGGAAAATAATCAACCGCGCAAGCCGAAAACCCGTCCGCCAATGGCAGTGCCGACGAGCTCAAAAACGCCGTTTCCTCTGCCCAGTGATGAGGATACGCCTCCGCCGCAAGTTATTCAGCCGAAGATAGACACAAAGAAGAAGGAGAAGAAATCCTCCGAAAAATACAAAGGTATCTGGGGTTAAGCCCACCCCTAAAAACATAATCCCCAAAATGGAAACCATTAATCAGTTCATAAATCAATCCAGCCCGCTGGAGTTCCTTGTATACGCAACGTTCCTGATCGCGTTTCTTTCGATGGCAGCAGGCTCGTTGTTCTTCGCTTTGGAGCGAAGTAATGTTCCTGCTCAATACCGCGAGGCAATGTCTGTCTCATCGGTCATTCTCTTCATTGCGGCAGTAAATTATTTCTTCATGGAAAATATTTACCTGAACCGTGTGATGGAAGGCAACGATGCTTTTCCAACAATCTTCCGGTATATTGACTGGATTCTGACGACGCCACTGATGCTTATCAAGTTTCCCATTCTATTGGGCCTTGGGCCGCGTGGACGTAAGTTCTTGATGCAACTTGTCGTGCTGGATATAACCATGATCACGTGTGGTTTCTTTGGTGAGTTGTTTGTCGCCGAAACCGCCTTGCACTATGGTTTGTTCGCCGTTGCGGTAGGTTGCTGGATTTGGCTCGTGTGGAAGATTCTCAATGCGGTTGGACATCTGCCGGACTCGATTGACAGCCACACATCGAAGTGCGTTCAACTCATGGCGAAGTTTATCCTCTTTGGATGGATGATTTATCCTATCGGCTACCTGATGCCTGCAATGGGACTGCCTGCGGAAGTCCGCGAGTTGCTATACAACGTTGGCGACATCATTAACAAGGTCGGCTTGGCCATGGTTGTCTATTCCTGCGCCTGGGGTCTGAAAGCTTCCTTGAAGACTGAAGACAATGGCTAGTCAACTAACACGCTCGCAACCGGACAACGCTACGGCTGAGTCCGGTTTGCCGCACACGCGAAACGTCACGATCTACGGGGCGGGTGCTGCGGGAACGATTTTGGCACTGGAGTTGATCAACGCTGGATACGAAGGAGGAATCCAGCTGCTAGACCGGCGGCAGCATTTTTATCGCGAGCAGCGTTGGTGCTTTTGGGGTGAAGCCCCGGAGGTGTTATCTAGCCTGAGTCGACGTCAGTGGCCTGAATGGGAAGTCGTTTCTTCTCTCGGGCGTCGCGTGCATGGCTCGCCATCCACGCCTTATCAGGAGGTTTATGCGCCAGACTTTTATCAGTGGGCGCACCACCGATTGCAACAGCATGATAATGTTTCGTTTCGCTTTGGTGAGGATGTCGAGACGCCTTCGCTCAATGGCGCGATCCAAGCGGGGGAAACTTTGGTCGACTGCACAGGGTATCGTGAAACGGGTTCACCAAGCCTATGGCAAAGCTTTCTGGGGTGGGAGGTTATATCGGAGCGGAATGTATTTCCATCAGACCGTGCGACGATCATGGACCACCGTGCGGAAGGGCCGGGAATCAGCTTTGGCTACGTGTTGCCAACGAGTACGAAGCGTGCGTTCATCGAGCTGACGTGTTTTCATCCAGAGATGCAGGACGCGACGGTTCTTGAGCCGTATTTGCAACGCTACATTGAGTCGCATTTTGGCCGCGTGACTCGAGTGGAGCGAGTGGAGCAGGGCTGTTTGCCGATGCAGGTCGAGCAGCCACACGCGAGTTTGAGCTCAAACTACTACTGCATTGGTGCTGGTGCGGGAGCGCTTCGTGCCTCCAGTGGCTATAGCTTTTTAGCGATCTGTCAGCAGGCCAAAGCAGTGGCTCAGCGCATTCATGCCGGCCATGGAGAGTGTTGGCGTAGGCCTGGTAAATATGCATTGCTGGACCAAATTTTTCTGCGCGTGCTGCGCAGTGAGACTGAGATGGCGACGGAGATATTTGACAAATTGTTTGGGCATGCGCCAACCGAGTCATTGATTCGTTTTCTGCAGGACAAAAGTTCGCTAAGCGATGATTTTCGGATCGTAATGTCTCTACCCAAGCGCCCCTTCCTACGCGCGCTATTTTCGAATGCAGGTTAGTTTGCCAGTTTATTTTGGTTTACCACTTATTGGGATGCTTTCGCTGGCTGGTTTGAGC
It includes:
- a CDS encoding bacteriorhodopsin; this encodes METINQFINQSSPLEFLVYATFLIAFLSMAAGSLFFALERSNVPAQYREAMSVSSVILFIAAVNYFFMENIYLNRVMEGNDAFPTIFRYIDWILTTPLMLIKFPILLGLGPRGRKFLMQLVVLDITMITCGFFGELFVAETALHYGLFAVAVGCWIWLVWKILNAVGHLPDSIDSHTSKCVQLMAKFILFGWMIYPIGYLMPAMGLPAEVRELLYNVGDIINKVGLAMVVYSCAWGLKASLKTEDNG
- a CDS encoding lycopene cyclase family protein, translating into MASQLTRSQPDNATAESGLPHTRNVTIYGAGAAGTILALELINAGYEGGIQLLDRRQHFYREQRWCFWGEAPEVLSSLSRRQWPEWEVVSSLGRRVHGSPSTPYQEVYAPDFYQWAHHRLQQHDNVSFRFGEDVETPSLNGAIQAGETLVDCTGYRETGSPSLWQSFLGWEVISERNVFPSDRATIMDHRAEGPGISFGYVLPTSTKRAFIELTCFHPEMQDATVLEPYLQRYIESHFGRVTRVERVEQGCLPMQVEQPHASLSSNYYCIGAGAGALRASSGYSFLAICQQAKAVAQRIHAGHGECWRRPGKYALLDQIFLRVLRSETEMATEIFDKLFGHAPTESLIRFLQDKSSLSDDFRIVMSLPKRPFLRALFSNAG